The proteins below come from a single Xyrauchen texanus isolate HMW12.3.18 chromosome 3, RBS_HiC_50CHRs, whole genome shotgun sequence genomic window:
- the LOC127628902 gene encoding alpha-ketoglutarate-dependent dioxygenase alkB homolog 6-like, giving the protein MKTMMANPCNFAADLEKWIIYIIYVKEAPPTVYYIPNFITETEEEYLLQQVYRAPKPKWTQLSGRRLQNWGGLPNSKGMLAEKLPDWLLKYTEKISAFGAFAGKSTNHVLVNEYKPGEGIMPHEDGPLYHPTVTTISLGSHTLLDLYSPVCETQLEIPQTEESHYMLSLLVQRRSLLILKDNVYERCFHGIQGVCEDTLSEHVVNLSSAQSQVGDTLPRGTRISLTICNVPKVIRANLLLGKK; this is encoded by the exons ATGAAAACAATGATGGCAAATCCATGTAATTTTGCAGCGGACCTGGAAAAGtggattatttatattatttacgtAAAAGAG GCTCCTCCAACTGTTTATTACATTCCAAATTTCATAACAGAGACTGAGGAGGAGTATCTGCTGCAACAG GTATACAGAGCTCCCAAACCCAAGTGGACACAGTTATCAGGGAGGAGGCTCCAGAATTGGG GTGGGCTGCCAAATTCCAAAGGAATGCTTGCTGAGAAACTTCCAGATTGGCTACTGaagtacacagagaaaatatctGCTTTTGGGGCATTTGCTGGAAAATCCACTAATCATGTGCTGGTAAATGAATACAAGCCTGGGGAGGGAATTATG cCTCATGAAGATGGGCCACTGTATCACCCCACAGTAACAACTATCAGTCTGGGCTCTCACACACTTCTGGACTTGTACAGTCCTGTTTGTGAAACACAG CTTGAAATTCCTCAAACAGAAGAGAGCCACTACATGTTATCACTGTTGGTACAGCGAAGAAGTCTACTAATTCTGAAGGATAACGTGTATGAACGCTGCTTCCATGGTATACAAGGAGTTTGTGAGGATACATTGTCAGAACATGTGGTAAATCTCTCCTCAGCGCAGAGTCAGGTTGGCGATACATTGCCCCGTGGTACCAGAATCTCCCTTACCATCTGCAACGTTCCCAAAGTTATCCGAGCCAATCTGTTGCTTGGCAAGAAGTAA